AATGCAGGATAAGGCATGCTAACAATAGACCTTTGTGGCCCGGCCCTTCCCGACTCCGTACATAGCAAGAGCTTAATCTACTGAGCTGCCCTTTTACATCATCTACTTTGTTGTCTGTCTTGATAATCTCCATTTCTATTTCTTATCACCTTCTTCATAACGGATTATCTGAAACTCTTACAAGTCCTGGTTTTCACTAGaaataaagaaagtaaaaagaaaagaaaaacccGGTTTCTGCATTGTGTATTGCTAAAAGATGATAAGTATCAATGAATAATCGATAAATTACCAGGGATACTTCATAGAGTACATAAACCTTGTAGCTGATATCGATAAAAGGGGCTTCTCAAAAGTAAATGGTCTTTGTTTTCCCTGTAAAGGTTATTGAGAGGATGAGAACAAGTCGAGAAAGTCACAAGACCAAGCAGCTTTATTTGGCAATGTACTCTAGCGTTTTTGGTGGAATCACAACCGATACAGCTGCCATGGTGATCCCCATGGATGATCACATGGTTCATAGAGGGCACGGTGTCTTTGATACTGCTGCCATTATGGATGGGTTAGCATTTCTAACTATAATTTCAGTTCTTTATCTTTTCATTTCAACCAAAGTTGATTTGTGAAGTCGAAATTTATTCCTGTATGTAACATAGATTAAGCCTAAAAATGGCCTATCGTTCCTATAGATTTAGCTGTACTTTATTACATCAAACACATATCCAAGTGACCATGCTCATGCATCTCCTTGATAGAGTTTGTCTTCCTATGAATTCATGCGAAGTTCGACTAGTCAATTTATTATCCTGCAGTGTTTCATAGAAATATGCTGTTTGGGAATTTCCGATTTGTCAACATgtaaattatgatataaaccCCTTTGCATTGGTGGTGTTTCATACTCATAAGTTGAGATAATGAGGTCTGATTTTCTTGCAGATAAAACACACTATTACTTGGTTGTCTCTCTAACTTGGCCAAATTCCTGTCCTTTGTGTTCAATTACCTCTTCTAGTTACTCTTGAACCCTCCTCTTACGTTCTATGAAGGGTAAACCTCCGTTTATAGGATTGTGAGCAACTCTAATGTCGAACTAATTATATTTCTCTTACGTTCTATGTTGGGAAAACGTTGATTTCTAGCAGTAAATTAGATGAGCAACTCTTAAATGTGGGATTAATTGTAATCGACATGAATGTGAACAAGAATGAGAAGCTAAAGATAGTTGAGATTCTTGAATTTTGCTTTATTGGTCTTATTTCTTATCTACCCTCAGATACCTTTATGAGTTAGATCAGCACCTTGATCGTTTCCTGGGATCTGCAACCATGGCCAAAATACAAGTTCCTTTTGATAGGGAATGCATTAGACAAATTCTCATCCGTACGGTAAGTGTTTCCAAGTGCAGAGAAGGTTCTTTAAGATACTGGCTTTCGGCAGGACCTGGTGATTTTCAACTATCTTCATCCGGCTGTCATCAAGCGACTCTTTATGCCATTGTAATTAAAGATCAATCACCTCCTGATCACAGAGGTATTAGAGTTGTAACTTCATCCATCCCGATAAAACCTCCACAGTTTGCTGTCATGAAAAGTGTTAATTATCTTCCGAATGCACTTTCCAAGATGGAAGCAGAAGAAAATGATGCATATGCAGCAATTTGGTTGGATGACGATGGCTTTGTTGCAGAAGGGCCGAACATGAATGTGGCTTTTGTTACAAAGGAAAAGGAACTTCTCATGCCTCATTTTGACAAAATTCTCAGTGGCTGTACAGCTAAAAGAGTTGTGGTTCTTGCAGAAAATCTAGTAAAGGAAGGTAAACTTCGGGGCATTAGAGTAGAAAATGTGTCGGTAGAGGACGGGAAAAGAGCAGATGAGATGATGCTAATTGGAAGTGGTGTTCTTGTACGCTCAGTTGTGCAGTGGGATGAAGAAGTCATCGGTAATGGTAAGCCTTTCTCTTCTTCCATCGAAACAATATTGAACTATGCACTGTTTCTGTCACTacccgagtctacaccctagccGAGACACAGTACTCGAAACCACGAGTGGCCCTGAGCTAACCCTTGGCATAACATATCAAAGCATATTGTATGAAACTAATGTGAAAACTAAAACATATCCTTAATAATTCTTAATCAGATGTCAATAAATCGATGATAAATGAACAACTAATGTCTGAAATAAGCCTCTAACATTTAGATTGAAGGAGATAAGTTTACCGGGACATGGCCCCCAGTTACCTCAAACCAATAAACTCCTAAAATTTGACTAACTAATCCAGGAAACCCCCAAATGAGGAGGACGCACCAACTGCTGGCTGGAACTGCTGCAATCACTTAGCCACGAGTCTGGGAACGGGCACCAGAATCTACATCATAAAGGATGCAGTACAGAGAAAATATCCTTCAATACTTccaatgtactgagtatgaaaAGAGCACCAACATACTagtataacatatcataaaggGAACAGTGGAACAAGGTTTtcaaaaatcatatacataGTAAGAGTACTTGCAGATAAAACTGTTGGAGTTCATGTCTAAATACCATTCAAAATCTTCTTTCAAAAGCATATATATAGATGAGTCTCTCATTAATCTtgcataaacatatatataaaatagcgTACttaaatcatatcataaaaaaattcataaaactgGGGAGTTTCTTCTAACCGACATACATCATGTGAGCTCATGATGTCCAACAGCTAATCCAGTTGGGCAGGCTGTCCTATACCTTGCTGGGGTATCCACTAGTGTGTGCCTCTCAGGGCCATATGGAGTTGCCCGACAAAGTGGTACACTCAAGTCCTACGTTGGCGCATAGTTATGGGACTTAGGTTTTTCTAAAACCCGTATCCTCTCGGTACTAAATAGTCCTCCCAaaacaacatatacatatagtgCTCATAGGTATTAAAAACCACTTATCGTTTGAATCATATCTGAGGCTAAACTCATAAGTCATATCATAAAACATACATAAAGCTGCAATTTGTGTCATGCTTTTTCTCATACTTAATATACCATAAAGGGTTTGAAGGACCATAAATGAAATCATGCTAAATTAGTACCATGAGGTTTAAAATCAAAGTGAACAATGAAAACTTATCTTATTGGAGAAAATCCATAAATTCATAAAGTAGAAAGCTCATAATTTCATAAAGAAGAAAACTCATAATTTCATAAAGAAGAAAACTCATAATTTCATAAAGAACCCTAGCTTTATTTTAGCAATATATCGATGTTTTTTGAAGATTTAAAACatttttaggcatgagagtgaaaggaatactctcattgaaaccttgcATACCTTAATGAAGAATCTTGATGGAGAATCTTGAGAGATGAACCCTAGCCTTGGTgttttcttgaagttcttgagcgTAGAAATTtgagagtgaatgagagggttaaaTGATGAAAAGCTGATTTTCTACGTGTTTAAGACCTTTTTGATAACTTCCCTAAGGTTTTATGACTAAATTACCCtcttaaaaactaaaaatctGCCAAAATCACCGTTCTGCTGTCATCTGAGTGACGGACTGTCACTCAAACCGTCATAACTGACCCAAAAATTGACCATTCTGCCTAAGTGTGACAGCCAAGTCTGACGGCCGTCACTTTGGCCGTCGGACATTGACAGCTTGCAGCGTCtctggtaaaatggtcataactttttactccgaactcggATTGACACAaatttggtggcgttggaaagaagactcaaagacctttcatttgataggtcatgggccacctaactCTTTATATgctgagagatatggtcgtttgaagttgacctttatATGAACTAATGCGAAAACTTACCCGATAGAAAAAACTATGAACTCAACTTAGTGCTAGAGGTCTCTTATGACCCTAGACCACATCCGATATACTTCCTACACTTGGTAAAGGACCTTATCACATATGAGCAAGTAGGACATCACCCAGTCTAAGCTTATACACTTACGACGAATAGTTTGGATTCTTAGGATAGAATTTGTGGGGTGTTACAGTTTCCCCCTTGTTCCATTTGCTTTGGTTTCCTATGTTgcttaaagtatgatattttaaaatttgagcacAAAATAATCTTTTCTTGATTTATCGATCCAACGTAAGTACTGCTTGACAAACTGAGACTAGACAGATGTTAGATACCAACATATGTTCACTCTTTCTAAACACACATGTCCTATCTAAACCTTGTTCTGTTGGAGCTAGTTTTCATATAATTATGCAAGGGTGATATAGATTTACGATCATTCGAGAAGTTGCAAATGAAATTTTGGCTACTTTACTTGATTGTATTCTCATCTCCTTTCTGTTTCTTCCTTCAAATTTATGTAGGTAGAGAAGGTCCTGTGACACAAGCTCTGCTAAATCTTCTATTGGAGGATATGAAGTCAGGGCCTCCTACGGTGCGAGTTCCCGTTCCCTATTGATGGGCGGAGGCCAAACTCAGTAGCTTTTGCTCAAACAGTATATCCATAAACACACAATTCCTTGGAATGGTGATTGGAGGTTAAAGATTGAACAATATCACTCATCAAGTCttataggaattaggaaataaGCTTTCTAATGCTCTTCATATGAATGAAAATTGTATTATGGCCAAATGTCAAAAACTCTGATTTTTCTCACATTCCACCCTTGTTCTCTGCATTTGTTAAAATATGATGTAGCTATCAATGAAATGTATAACTTGTACAAATCATAAATATGCATATCAAAGCTTACTGATTCTTTTAGTAAAAATGTTAAAGATCACCACCAGGATGTGTGGCGGGTAGTGACGGAGTTAGAATATTTATTAAGGGAtgtcaaaaaatttaattttgtcACTAGCTAAGATTGAACATACAACCTTAAGAAAGTTTCGTAACACCTTAACCACTGTGCAAATCTTTAACTTGTTTCAAGAAGTGTCAATACTGATATAtttacctataaaattaaaatttgatctatttatacaatataatttttcggCAAAGGGGTGTTGCTTCATCCCCTTCTAGCAAGTGTAGCTCTGCCCCTGGTAGCACGATGATTGAGATTTCTTGGTTTTTAATCAAAACTCTCACGATAGAGCTTTAGAAATGAACAACGAACCTCGTGGTTGTGAGTAATTGAATTTTGAATGCTAGAAGCCTTGAGCAgtagaaacaaaacaaaacaaaaaataaaattcaagacTATATAGAAACTAaacatgtttttttaaaataaaatctagCTAGTGTATAAATTATCTTGCTACTAGATCAAAACTTCGATTAAATATAAATCTATTTGAgatttaaaataacaaaaaacttGATTATTGATATATGAATTGGttcataataaattaaaataaaagccGATACAacaaaaacttttgaaaacaGAGTGCTAGTTTTGAAAAGTTCTCCTCAactaataattttatttcttattttagatGGAACCTAAACTTTAAGAAAATGTTTATTTTATCTCAACATTAATAGTAAGTGCATTGCAAATTCAACTTTATGGTCTTTCTCTGACTTCTACAAACCTTAGGGGCTTAAAAGTTAAATACAAAACTTGAAAACTTGACGTAGTTAGACATACACGTGTTCTCTTTCCATTGGTTCATTTTTCCAggtttttaatttaatttatggaaaataaactaatcatcatcataacaGAACATAAGGAAAATGCAAtctatagagagagagaaagagagaatcaTATAGTTTGAGACGATTATTTGATTCGGTTTTCGGAATCTCGCCGGTAAATTTTTGACGCCGGAGATTTCGAGTTCGCCGGCGATCAATTTTTGTTTGATCGGAGACGGATTTTTTTTCTGACGGTAATAGGATGGTGAATTTTTTGGTGGAACGAGCGACGAGCGATATGCTCATGGGTCCTGATTGGGCAATGAATGTCGAGATCTGCGATATATGCAGTCGCGATCCAGCGTATGCTTCtccattttcctttttattctttcCCCCTTTGCATGGAAATATCtgttttttgaatatttttgactGAAAAAGCTGTAAATttcagtagtagtagtagtatctGGTTATGTATTGGAATCAGTAGGTCAATTTTAGTCttgaaaagtaatttttttcctCTGTTTTTGCATGTAGAATTTTGCTATGTAGAATTTTGCTTTTATCGTTTTCGATTATGAGCTGCTTTTGTTGAATATTTGTAAGTGAAAAAAGTTGTAAGATTTCTATAGTATTAGTAGAGACTTAGATGTCAGTGTAGAAATAGATGTGAGTTTAAAGACCTTTTAGTTTTAAAAGAAATatcttttctctatttttgtatctAAGATTTTGCTATTTGGAATGAAGTGATTCGGCTTTCTGTTTAGTTTATGTGTAATTGAAAAGTTTGAACTTTTGATAGTAGTAGTTTTTAGTCGGATAGGGGTATATTATTTCGTTTTTGTGAGTTGTTTGAACAAATGCAAATGtaatttgtaattttttaacttACAGTGGAGGCTTGTATGTCAATGTAGTTTTAAGTGTGAGATTTAGAGAAC
This region of Solanum dulcamara chromosome 9, daSolDulc1.2, whole genome shotgun sequence genomic DNA includes:
- the LOC129903092 gene encoding D-amino-acid transaminase, chloroplastic isoform X1, which encodes MPPFPQNSYRISYASMASLSTLTKPISEISLFLQKSSNLEFSTSKIRPFTRSNVFKNSSLSSDGQCCPTFDVPLLSCSEVIERMRTSRESHKTKQLYLAMYSSVFGGITTDTAAMVIPMDDHMVHRGHGVFDTAAIMDGYLYELDQHLDRFLGSATMAKIQVPFDRECIRQILIRTVSVSKCREGSLRYWLSAGPGDFQLSSSGCHQATLYAIVIKDQSPPDHRGIRVVTSSIPIKPPQFAVMKSVNYLPNALSKMEAEENDAYAAIWLDDDGFVAEGPNMNVAFVTKEKELLMPHFDKILSGCTAKRVVVLAENLVKEGKLRGIRVENVSVEDGKRADEMMLIGSGVLVRSVVQWDEEVIGNGREGPVTQALLNLLLEDMKSGPPTVRVPVPY
- the LOC129903092 gene encoding D-amino-acid transaminase, chloroplastic isoform X3, producing MFSRTQVFLLVIERMRTSRESHKTKQLYLAMYSSVFGGITTDTAAMVIPMDDHMVHRGHGVFDTAAIMDGYLYELDQHLDRFLGSATMAKIQVPFDRECIRQILIRTVSVSKCREGSLRYWLSAGPGDFQLSSSGCHQATLYAIVIKDQSPPDHRGIRVVTSSIPIKPPQFAVMKSVNYLPNALSKMEAEENDAYAAIWLDDDGFVAEGPNMNVAFVTKEKELLMPHFDKILSGCTAKRVVVLAENLVKEGKLRGIRVENVSVEDGKRADEMMLIGSGVLVRSVVQWDEEVIGNGREGPVTQALLNLLLEDMKSGPPTVRVPVPY
- the LOC129903092 gene encoding D-amino-acid transaminase, chloroplastic isoform X2, with protein sequence MPPFPQNSYRISYASMASLSTLTKPISEISLFLQKSSNLEFSTSKIRPFTRSNVFKNSSLSSDGQCCPTFDVPLLSCSEVIERMRTSRESHKTKQLYLAMYSSVFGGITTDTAAMVIPMDDHMVHRGHGVFDTAAIMDGYLYELDQHLDRFLGSATMAKIQVPFDRECIRQILIRTVSVSKCREGSLRYWLSAGPGDFQLSSSGCHQATLYAIVIKDQSPPDHRGIRVVTSSIPIKPPQFAVMKSVNYLPNALSKMEAEENDAYAAIWLDDDGFVAEGPNMNVAFVTKEKELLMPHFDKILSGCTAKRVVVLAENLVKEGKLRGIRVENVSVEDGKRADEMMLIGSGVLVRSVVQWDEEVIGREGPVTQALLNLLLEDMKSGPPTVRVPVPY